A window of the Bacillus andreraoultii genome harbors these coding sequences:
- a CDS encoding O-antigen polysaccharide polymerase Wzy family protein: MNVILRLTSLIGAITLFLIGLLFENIYVMLASVLLILMHNILYSLKEFYKRIIFFSFNITFFVFLIGRMLVVSLFNYKSQHLGLLGLAFHEKDKVLVILACQFISLLSLFIGYITIQRLDLKFLKGKKEYSANFINNFRIISLLLFFFCMIFRIYYLIEMQQVASTEGYYDTFSTFTSSLPSVLVLFSEMYDVALFSYLATNPSKKRSIIPIGLYIFEGLMAAIAGRRSVLMLNLLIILIYFCIRSINDSSSKENKVEKWFGKKEFVFVSILFPILMVFMTIIEVRRSRYSRTDPSNYFEAILNFFYSQGISANLIGYGQMYKESLPKAGFYTFGPIFEFIDSKVIRPLKGLPELFGQTVQRALEGHLFSHAISYLIMPTLYLSGVGYGSSFIAELFVDFSYLGVFIGSMIYGSILFILMYILRNSNLILITFALLMTRQILFAPRGAALAFLVSAFSTSKILAVGIIIFGTILLGAIKRKKYSFSLTSG; encoded by the coding sequence ATGAATGTTATTTTACGCTTGACAAGTCTTATAGGAGCAATAACTTTATTTTTAATTGGCTTACTTTTTGAAAACATCTATGTTATGTTGGCTTCGGTTCTGTTGATATTAATGCACAATATCTTATACAGTCTTAAGGAGTTTTATAAAAGAATTATTTTTTTCTCATTTAATATTACCTTTTTTGTGTTTTTAATTGGAAGGATGCTTGTTGTCAGCCTATTTAATTACAAAAGTCAACATTTAGGTCTTCTAGGATTAGCCTTTCATGAGAAAGATAAAGTATTAGTTATTTTAGCATGCCAATTTATAAGTCTTTTAAGCTTATTTATTGGGTATATAACAATACAAAGACTCGATTTAAAATTTTTAAAAGGGAAAAAGGAATATAGTGCCAACTTTATTAACAACTTTCGTATAATAAGTTTATTACTTTTTTTCTTTTGTATGATTTTTAGAATTTATTATTTAATTGAAATGCAACAAGTTGCGTCAACCGAAGGTTACTATGATACGTTTTCTACCTTTACCTCATCATTACCATCTGTACTTGTTTTATTTAGTGAAATGTATGACGTTGCATTATTTTCATATCTGGCAACAAATCCTTCAAAAAAGAGGAGTATTATACCCATTGGGTTATACATTTTTGAGGGTTTAATGGCTGCAATTGCTGGTCGCAGATCAGTTTTAATGCTAAATTTGTTAATAATACTTATTTATTTTTGTATTCGTAGTATAAATGATAGTAGTTCTAAAGAAAATAAGGTAGAAAAATGGTTTGGAAAAAAGGAATTTGTCTTTGTTAGTATATTATTCCCAATTTTAATGGTTTTTATGACAATTATAGAAGTTAGAAGAAGTAGATACTCTAGGACTGACCCAAGTAATTATTTTGAAGCAATATTAAACTTCTTTTACTCACAGGGTATTAGTGCCAATTTAATTGGATATGGTCAAATGTATAAAGAATCCTTACCAAAAGCAGGTTTCTACACTTTTGGCCCCATTTTTGAATTTATTGATAGTAAAGTTATACGTCCATTGAAAGGATTGCCGGAATTATTTGGGCAAACAGTACAACGTGCACTAGAAGGACATTTATTTTCACATGCTATATCGTACTTAATAATGCCTACTTTGTATTTAAGTGGTGTGGGTTATGGATCATCTTTTATTGCTGAATTATTTGTCGATTTTTCATATTTAGGCGTATTTATTGGTAGTATGATCTATGGATCTATATTATTTATTCTGATGTATATTCTCAGGAATTCCAATCTTATTTTGATTACCTTTGCTCTCCTTATGACACGACAAATTCTTTTTGCACCTAGAGGGGCAGCACTAGCTTTTTTAGTTTCAGCCTTCTCAACATCTAAAATACTAGCAGTTGGAATTATAATATTTGGAACGATATTATTAGGAGCAATTAAAAGGAAAAAGTATTCTTTTTCACTTACTAGTGGATAA
- a CDS encoding lipopolysaccharide biosynthesis protein — protein MNSSIKKFIENISYTFLVNLLSVIISTILIIIVPKVVSVETYGYWQLYIFYTYIISFMSLGLSEGVYLRFGGCDYKSLNKPIFASQYWFLLMVNILVDFTFACIYSTYSTNSNKTLVVFLTCLAGVLIAPRSLLSLTLQTTNRIYEYSIAYILERAIYFVLVIVFLLLGIKNFVFLILSDIVGKICSVIYTIYTCKEIVFRRFPSIKKSLKEIKINISIGSKLLIANFASLFIVGSVRLLIDNNWSVETFGKVSLTLSISNMLMLFINAIGIVLFPSLRRMPEEKLPSFYNTMRTLIMVPLFGMLLLYFPAKMILSFWLPQYLDSFIYMTLLFPMCIFESKMLMLINTYLKTLRKEKALLLINLFTLFLSIVLSFINVYLLSSLNLTVLSITVVLAIRCIIAELYLSKLIDIKVKKDIIIELCCTAAFIALSWYLSLFKAGMTYLLVYLFYLVIKKGEIFALRNTFNLFFRKKLS, from the coding sequence ATGAATAGTAGCATTAAGAAGTTTATTGAAAATATTTCATATACATTTTTGGTAAATCTGCTATCAGTAATTATTTCTACAATATTAATTATTATAGTTCCAAAAGTAGTTAGTGTTGAAACTTATGGTTATTGGCAACTTTATATTTTTTATACTTACATTATTTCATTTATGTCTCTTGGATTGAGTGAAGGTGTTTATTTACGTTTTGGAGGATGTGATTATAAGAGTTTAAATAAGCCGATATTTGCATCTCAATACTGGTTTCTATTAATGGTTAATATCTTAGTGGATTTTACCTTTGCATGTATTTATAGTACATATTCTACAAATTCAAATAAAACATTAGTTGTATTCTTAACATGTCTTGCAGGAGTATTAATTGCACCTAGATCTTTATTATCGTTAACCTTGCAAACTACTAATAGAATTTATGAATATTCAATTGCTTACATACTTGAGAGGGCTATATATTTTGTTCTGGTTATCGTTTTTCTATTGTTAGGAATAAAAAATTTCGTATTTCTAATTCTCTCTGACATTGTAGGTAAAATATGTTCAGTAATTTATACAATTTATACCTGTAAGGAGATAGTATTTAGGAGATTCCCTTCAATAAAAAAATCTTTAAAAGAAATAAAGATTAATATTTCCATAGGAAGTAAATTGCTAATTGCAAATTTCGCAAGCTTGTTTATTGTTGGGTCTGTACGTTTACTTATAGACAATAATTGGAGTGTCGAAACATTCGGTAAAGTTTCGCTTACCCTAAGTATCTCAAATATGTTAATGCTTTTTATTAACGCAATTGGGATAGTTTTATTTCCTTCTTTACGTCGAATGCCAGAGGAAAAACTCCCATCATTTTACAATACTATGAGAACCCTAATAATGGTTCCCTTATTTGGGATGTTATTACTATATTTTCCAGCAAAAATGATCCTATCGTTTTGGTTACCCCAGTACTTGGATAGCTTTATTTACATGACATTGTTGTTTCCTATGTGTATTTTTGAAAGCAAAATGCTAATGCTTATTAACACATATTTAAAAACCTTACGTAAAGAAAAGGCATTGTTGTTAATAAATTTATTTACATTATTTTTGAGCATAGTTCTATCTTTCATAAATGTATATTTACTAAGCAGTTTGAATTTAACTGTATTATCTATTACAGTAGTTCTTGCTATACGTTGTATTATTGCTGAATTATATCTATCTAAATTAATAGATATAAAAGTCAAAAAAGATATTATAATTGAACTTTGTTGTACTGCGGCCTTTATAGCATTGTCTTGGTACTTAAGTCTATTTAAGGCAGGAATGACGTATCTATTAGTTTATCTGTTCTACCTAGTAATTAAAAAAGGTGAAATTTTTGCTCTAAGAAATACATTTAACTTATTTTTTAGAAAAAAATTATCATAA
- the galE gene encoding UDP-glucose 4-epimerase GalE: MSILVTGGAGYIGSHTSIALLKAGYSVIIADNFFNSRPEMIQKIEQLAGKKVIFYEVDVTNEQAVNQIFIHHQIDGIIHFAGLKAVGESVKKPLKYYYNNILSTLVLAKACHKYGVDKFVFSSSATVYGDNKVPFVETMDLLPTTNPYGETKVMSERILTDFGKVNPNFSVSLLRYFNPVGAHESGLIGEAPNGIPNNLMPYITQVAKGKLERLRIFGNDYPTVDGTGVRDYIHVMDLAEAHVAALEHLTPGVNIYNLGTGKGTSVLELVKAFEDANGITIPYEVVARRLGDIAECYADVSKAKRELGWEAKRDIVTMCRDAWRFERYYEE, translated from the coding sequence TTGTCTATCTTAGTTACAGGAGGAGCAGGGTATATTGGTTCCCATACAAGCATCGCTCTACTAAAAGCAGGATATTCTGTTATTATTGCTGATAATTTTTTTAACAGCAGACCTGAAATGATTCAAAAGATTGAGCAGCTAGCTGGAAAAAAAGTTATATTTTATGAAGTTGATGTAACAAATGAGCAAGCTGTCAATCAAATTTTTATTCATCATCAAATAGATGGTATCATTCATTTTGCTGGTCTTAAAGCAGTTGGTGAGTCCGTAAAAAAACCATTAAAATATTACTATAACAATATTTTAAGTACTCTTGTTCTTGCTAAAGCTTGTCACAAATATGGTGTAGATAAATTTGTGTTTAGCTCATCAGCAACAGTTTATGGTGATAATAAAGTTCCATTTGTTGAGACGATGGATCTATTACCTACGACAAATCCTTATGGTGAAACAAAGGTGATGAGTGAACGAATTTTAACTGATTTTGGAAAGGTAAATCCTAACTTTTCTGTGTCACTCCTTCGTTATTTTAATCCAGTAGGTGCCCATGAAAGTGGATTAATTGGTGAAGCACCTAATGGAATTCCAAATAACCTTATGCCATATATTACCCAAGTTGCAAAAGGAAAATTAGAAAGATTAAGGATTTTTGGCAATGATTATCCAACAGTTGATGGTACAGGTGTACGTGACTATATTCATGTAATGGATCTTGCAGAAGCGCATGTTGCAGCTCTCGAACATCTTACTCCAGGTGTGAATATCTACAACTTAGGAACAGGTAAAGGGACGAGTGTTTTAGAATTAGTTAAAGCTTTTGAAGATGCAAATGGTATTACCATTCCATATGAAGTTGTCGCTAGAAGACTTGGTGATATTGCAGAATGTTATGCAGATGTATCAAAGGCTAAACGTGAATTAGGCTGGGAAGCAAAACGTGATATAGTAACCATGTGCCGTGATGCATGGCGGTTCGAGAGGTATTATGAAGAGTAA